The Pseudodesulfovibrio sp. S3 nucleotide sequence GGCGGACTGACAACCATGCTTCGAACGGCCCTGTCCCTTGCCCGCAGGCTCGGCCTGACCGCTGTGCGCTGCCCTGTCTGCGGCATGGTCCTGGCCGATCAGGGTCAGCTCCTCTGCACCCTGTGTGCTGAACGGCTTCCGCTCCGCACCGGCGGTTTCTGCCCCACCTGCGGCCTCATGCACGGACAGGAGGACGCCCCGCCCTCCCAGTGCCCGGATTGCCGTCTGAACCCGCCGCCATGGGACGCCATGCATTTCCACGGACAGTATGCCGGGCTCATGCGCGAGCTGATCATCTCCTACAAATTCGGCAACCGTTTCGGCCACACCCGCCTGCTGGCGGCCATGGCTGCCCAAACCTTCCACAAGAGGCAGGCCCGAGTTCCCGACGTCATTATCCCGGTGCCGCTGCACCATCGGCGGCTGTTGTGGCGGGGGTTCAACCAAAGCCTGGAGGTATCCCGCAGCCTTTCGCGGAACATCGGCAAGCCGGTCCTGGGAAACGGACTGACGCGCACGCGGCACACGCCGCCCCAGACGCGCCTCGGGCTCAAGGAGCGTCAGGTCAACATCAAGGACGCCTTTTACGCGGCCCCTGAACAGGTCAAAGACAAGCGCGTGCTGCTTGTTGACGACGTCTACACCACCGGAGCCACCCTGCGGGAATGCGCACGCACGCTGATGCGAGCCGGAGCCGGCGGCGTGGACGTATTGGTCCTGGCTCGCGCCCTGCAGGAGCCGACATGAGCCACATAAATATATGAATTGCCCGCTTCAGCACGAATCAGTAAAAAAACTTGAAAAAAGGTGGATCAGGACTTGACTTCTACCAATGGTTGCGGCTAGGTTGCCTCCTCTTACGAATTGGAGGTTTTATATATGTTTGCTATCATCGAGACCGGCGGGAAACAATACCGCGTTGAAGAAGGTCTTGAACTTAATGTAGATTTGATCAAGGCAGATGCCGGCAATGCGCTGAGCATCGATTCCGTTCTCCTGGTTGACAAGGACGGCGACACCAAGATCGGCGCACCTTACATCGAAGGTGCAGCGGTCGAGTGCGAAGTTCTGGGCCACACCCGCGGCGAAAAAATCGTGGTCTTTCACAAGCTGTCCAAAAAGGACGCTCGCAAGACCCAGGGTCACCGCCAGGATTACACCCAACTGAAAGTCAAGTCCATCAAGGCCTAGCGGCCTGGAAGGGAGGATAACATGGCTCATAAGAAAGCTGGTGGTAGTTCCAGAAACGGTCGCGACAGCGCCGGTCAACGGCGTGGCGTGAAGCGTTTCGGTGGTCAGGAAGTTCTGGCTGGCAACATTCTCGTTCGTCAGCTCGGCACCAAATTTCACCCTGGCGACGGCGTCGGCATGGGCAAGGATTTCACCTTGTTCGCCCTGATCGACGGCTTCGTCAAATTCGAGAAGTACACCCGCAAAAAGGTCGTCAAGACCCGCGTGTGTGTAACGCCCGCCGAGGCCTAGTTCTCGTTAAACAGCATTTGAACCGGGCAGGGAGTACTAATGCTCCCTGCCCGTTTTTTGCGTTCGGGTTTGCGAA carries:
- a CDS encoding ComF family protein; the encoded protein is MLRTALSLARRLGLTAVRCPVCGMVLADQGQLLCTLCAERLPLRTGGFCPTCGLMHGQEDAPPSQCPDCRLNPPPWDAMHFHGQYAGLMRELIISYKFGNRFGHTRLLAAMAAQTFHKRQARVPDVIIPVPLHHRRLLWRGFNQSLEVSRSLSRNIGKPVLGNGLTRTRHTPPQTRLGLKERQVNIKDAFYAAPEQVKDKRVLLVDDVYTTGATLRECARTLMRAGAGGVDVLVLARALQEPT
- the rplU gene encoding 50S ribosomal protein L21 — encoded protein: MFAIIETGGKQYRVEEGLELNVDLIKADAGNALSIDSVLLVDKDGDTKIGAPYIEGAAVECEVLGHTRGEKIVVFHKLSKKDARKTQGHRQDYTQLKVKSIKA
- the rpmA gene encoding 50S ribosomal protein L27, translated to MAHKKAGGSSRNGRDSAGQRRGVKRFGGQEVLAGNILVRQLGTKFHPGDGVGMGKDFTLFALIDGFVKFEKYTRKKVVKTRVCVTPAEA